A single window of Anaerocolumna chitinilytica DNA harbors:
- a CDS encoding RHS repeat-associated core domain-containing protein — MKKHVITIFLILTVMLLIPAKAVFAETLEDNLNNLAGPTGQYNTKLSPVYLKNNAEEESISPQSGELTLQQTDYTLPGRNGLNLEIKRIYKSGASNVKDMKTEYSNGAWVDTVYSDANTTSFYEDRYDIGIGMRFSFPAIEVRKNSDNSSYMFLHTESGDVYRLRAYLQEDKTIYLPDGQTVKDVTVQESTGYTNGQKDGTSKYVMSGKDGKKTYFSEDGRVLGIVDRYGNTIKFEYVTQNYTIDGTNRTKELISRITDTVGRVVTIDYNEDYSYKPGAIKNGSYSADDSYKASQNPNSSNTGDLEGKFQVVVNLPDGKKIVYDKTAALISSQNSVIRTRLQRVYDIDGKVKYHFWYEQPELGFTYMNGKTYSAYNKYENLVQVDYCKSNKIKRYEYSMYTKKLNGNSGSMQYRKIVDVKELEKKGFDDSKTDFLNKFICDAKNHLTYTYTNEADGFGIPKYSEDNTYLKDTYKYYTKKVEYSDDSETGLVTTQYTYNGLQEAVLTEETGSDHKIVTVTKHDEMKLPVMTMQTFYNINGAVQSKPAIKYENFRYDEYGNLTNYTGPEAVRNSDGTVKENDPHTVTYSYDYQRYHVLILKTWHQNEKTLSQIKFTPDDKGNIIREEHINASGNGDSALTEYEYDSYGNMIRKTVHSPEKDYVTSYEYGKDADGVDQKGVFLTKQYAVVDGAEVSQSYSYYFNTGNKKAEVDGNGNRTEYGYDSLERLIRETFADGTTKQYSYTDSVGKNSTIEYTDPKGNKFLYEYDVLGNLVAYSIYDKNKWVNLEKTEYDYRGNKRKTIDSNGQSTRFTYDSADRLVKKEYYENDVTRKESLSVSYEYASDAGLWQTVAITDEEGYQKKYSYDILNRLIKEEISPVKDNTVIDATIYTYDYEGNQTSVTDAKGYKTQFVYDGLGRIIEKTDALNNKSLLTYSNTGKVLTTEEPGNRTTQSIYDAAGRITEERVSLKGSSDYDYTKYSYDNANNITKLLQGKVSNGKDSRSSLSDYEYNSMNRITNEYKHIDTNRSGHIRYTYDNNGNKQEVMEFIDTAGTKYIRESYKYDFHDKVVEEEKSMVGYAGLKVTAEQGHYKRAYILDYEGNILSETTYNGDTQDTVIYTYDYRNRVLTKSEPYTSDGMTKTSSYQYDKKGNLVKQTVTRTVNGSEQNCSTIYTYDGLGNLTGESDPYGYTTRYIYDANNNCIKKIDSRYYNQPTDTAPGTEYEYDALNRLVQTTVFDGTGRTVIAYNEYDGRGNIIKSVNGEGYNASNPSASIGSLYEYDASNRVIKFISAQRAVKEYTYDGSGRALSEKDGMGGTTTYEYYLNGILKSKVSQDGIGEKYEYDLTGNAEIFKTDRAGFKTAIYNNVFGSPYRIDYPDGTTEIFNYDEKGQKIQSTDKAGNSKYFEYDPSGNLISEKDFIRSADNFRYYKQTTNSYDKSNSLLSSETWELKVPAAGGQSIRTSVGDQVSYVYDKLGRLICTSGPNGRETLNTYDRIGNLVLREQKVSEGDYNATEFTYDIQSRVTNTAVMVETADLDMNLIGDAKPGEGKYASRIKAQTQNEYDSTGKIKSTLDANGNLTEYGYDLDGRLVKKTDALGNTTLYTYDLNGNLIEEKNARGISTFYEYDSLNRLIRKKAPAAGEGVAITRYIYDNMGNLIKEIAPNNYQAEKDTDEQAATMKGISYTYDSMNRRLSSISPEGKVLQVLRYDKNGNPDKMVDGLRYNGDIDSSKGTVYTYDALGHVTAQEDPLGNQSLYQYDVRGNLIKQTNKRGNTTQYEYNTDETLLKVSYADGGVIEYLYDLLGRKIEAKDQRGFVTTYAYNAFGSLRYVKDPYENKVEYKYDLNGNMVTQKDKNGSMTTYLYDASNRVIEKRLPLDKDGSGSVIYAREKYYFDEVGNLKSLIRTGTKDKTSTRTTNYTYYDNNLPYTTTDDSGAKSINSYDLNGNLIKLERLRSKDTEGNAIYHIQESVYDDSNRLIKSIKLADKQDIYEFESLPGSGSLTDSRYEGRVRLITEYEYDLLGNKTKETSPSGNITTYTYDFMNRVQTVSRLVNSNLTKISYKYDAEGNKTGEINERGFEKGYTYDVVNRLKTVTDATGYTFTYNYDLAGNKISDTNAKNSTITYSYDKLNRLKTTTDPFGIVISTRDYDVNGNLVKEYDAKGNPELYSYDLAGRLVKITSREGNETRYEYNHYGEKVKVTDGLGNPTSYEYDGAGRLIRVTDANGIKTAYTYDLAGNKLYMTDGRGKTTTYTYGALGKLRSVKDADGGVTLYQYDLEGNVVQMTDRNGYHTDYIYDSRKLLLKKNVEETADSISYSYDAAGNRTGMSDESGDTVYTYDANNRLTVIKKKGQTQISYTYDQIGNIVKVIDAAGNVTAYTYDKASRMETVTFEGGKLTYQYDENGNRSSLTYDGGVKEVYEYNKDNKVITLVNKKAGGDEISRYRYTYDGAGRQTTKTDNYGITNYTYDKAGRILKVDGPGKIDIYAYDGAGNRIAVNETYKSLQPSDFVDDISGKDVQYILKKTDYTYSNAGKLQKLVERMYDDSNKEVLRKTVNYYYDGNGNELSNTASWTHPHNIKLRQSTKGSVYDENSENGTDLLIDRTNNTFDGFDRLVNTEHISTGARSETAFLYNGDNLRVSKTVKKSTGGYKEEVTNYLYDRQNVILETDANNKVRTRYVKGINYIASISAGDITSYFLFNGHGDVVQTVDKTGEVQNNYDYDIWGNPTLVVETAECAIRYAGEFYDSETGLYYLRARYYDPYIGRFLSEDSYWGEDDNPLSLNRYTYAHNDPIQYLDPTGHAVLKKGAKGDGVVAVQEMLKDLGYNIGTKSPDGVFGAKTEAAIIKFQKDYGLKADGIIGNQSLTALKTLSSIEKNPYMPDYAKDSARDSIATAKTGDIKDGTILMPEKAVNKALENVSTVRTSTNGGSVQTEVKDNKIVITSATLGKTNANGTEVKVTPGKDIRADSDKDVAKFSGKVTAEDKKLETVKIQTKTTTDTTKSTSTPPKKSVDDKGTGNTDGSNNKPKTQQESSFVFNPSGVIAVTGGMFVEEQVAKVAVSNPYVAATAILTGVFTFLWPAQKVNVGEDELLAEAKKTDQNAEEVGKSGDKTYGDGDYPKDPSELVEQGWKDVTDPRDKSGNKTYENPETGEKVRYDGKGDGEGHYHRYNPDSTGPNDRYLDKNGNPVRDGSKPSHLYPN, encoded by the coding sequence ATGAAAAAGCATGTCATTACGATATTCTTGATATTAACGGTCATGCTGCTTATACCGGCAAAAGCCGTATTTGCAGAAACTTTAGAGGATAATCTAAATAATCTGGCTGGACCAACAGGTCAGTACAACACGAAACTGTCACCGGTGTATTTGAAAAATAATGCAGAAGAGGAGTCCATAAGCCCGCAAAGCGGTGAATTGACACTTCAACAAACAGATTATACACTGCCAGGCCGTAATGGTCTTAATCTGGAAATAAAAAGAATCTATAAGAGCGGTGCTTCTAATGTGAAAGATATGAAGACTGAATACTCAAATGGTGCCTGGGTAGACACCGTTTATTCCGATGCCAATACCACATCTTTTTATGAAGACAGGTATGATATTGGTATAGGAATGAGATTTTCCTTTCCGGCAATAGAGGTAAGAAAAAATTCCGACAACTCAAGCTATATGTTCCTGCATACGGAAAGCGGAGATGTATATAGGCTAAGAGCTTACCTGCAGGAAGACAAGACAATTTACCTGCCTGACGGACAGACTGTAAAGGATGTAACAGTTCAGGAAAGTACCGGATATACAAACGGACAGAAGGATGGTACCTCCAAATACGTAATGTCAGGTAAGGATGGGAAGAAAACTTACTTTTCGGAAGATGGCAGGGTGCTTGGAATCGTTGACAGGTATGGTAATACAATAAAATTCGAATATGTCACACAAAACTATACCATTGACGGAACAAACAGAACCAAAGAACTGATTTCGCGGATAACAGATACAGTCGGCAGAGTCGTAACCATTGATTATAATGAGGATTACTCTTATAAGCCGGGAGCTATAAAGAATGGAAGCTATTCGGCTGACGACAGCTACAAAGCATCCCAGAATCCGAATAGTTCAAATACAGGAGATTTGGAAGGGAAGTTTCAAGTTGTAGTTAATCTTCCCGATGGTAAAAAAATAGTATATGATAAAACGGCTGCACTTATCAGCAGTCAAAACAGCGTAATCAGAACCAGGCTCCAAAGGGTATATGACATCGATGGAAAAGTCAAATATCATTTCTGGTATGAACAGCCGGAACTTGGTTTCACCTATATGAATGGCAAGACCTATAGTGCCTATAACAAATATGAGAATCTTGTACAGGTGGATTATTGCAAGAGCAACAAGATAAAAAGATATGAATATAGCATGTATACCAAAAAGCTTAACGGAAATTCGGGCAGTATGCAATACCGTAAGATTGTGGATGTAAAAGAGCTGGAAAAGAAAGGCTTTGATGACTCTAAAACCGATTTCCTGAATAAATTTATCTGTGATGCTAAAAATCACCTGACGTATACCTATACCAATGAGGCGGATGGATTTGGTATCCCGAAATATAGTGAGGATAATACATACCTTAAGGATACCTATAAATATTATACCAAGAAGGTTGAATATAGTGATGACAGCGAAACAGGGCTTGTAACGACCCAATATACGTATAATGGTCTGCAGGAAGCAGTTCTTACAGAAGAAACAGGAAGCGATCATAAAATCGTCACAGTAACAAAGCATGATGAAATGAAGCTCCCTGTCATGACCATGCAGACCTTTTATAATATAAACGGAGCTGTACAGAGTAAACCTGCTATAAAATATGAAAATTTTAGATATGACGAATATGGAAACCTTACAAACTATACGGGACCGGAGGCCGTAAGGAATTCTGATGGGACAGTAAAGGAAAATGATCCTCATACGGTTACCTATTCTTATGATTACCAGCGGTATCATGTTCTTATTTTAAAGACCTGGCATCAGAATGAAAAAACCCTTAGTCAGATTAAGTTTACACCGGATGATAAAGGCAATATTATAAGGGAAGAGCATATAAATGCAAGTGGAAACGGTGACAGTGCACTGACTGAGTATGAATACGACAGCTACGGGAATATGATTCGTAAGACGGTTCATTCCCCTGAAAAGGACTATGTTACCAGTTATGAGTATGGCAAAGATGCCGATGGAGTGGACCAGAAAGGCGTTTTTCTTACCAAACAGTATGCGGTGGTAGATGGTGCCGAGGTTTCCCAGTCATATTCGTATTATTTCAATACCGGAAATAAGAAAGCGGAAGTGGATGGTAACGGAAATAGAACCGAGTATGGGTATGATTCTCTTGAAAGGCTTATCAGAGAAACATTTGCCGATGGAACCACCAAACAATATTCCTATACGGACTCTGTAGGTAAAAATAGCACGATTGAATACACTGATCCGAAAGGAAATAAATTCCTATATGAATATGATGTTTTAGGAAATCTTGTAGCCTACAGCATATATGATAAAAACAAATGGGTTAATCTGGAGAAAACGGAGTACGACTATAGAGGGAATAAACGAAAGACTATCGATTCTAATGGGCAAAGTACAAGATTTACATATGACAGCGCAGACCGGCTAGTAAAAAAGGAATATTATGAAAACGATGTAACACGCAAGGAAAGTCTATCCGTAAGCTACGAGTATGCTTCAGATGCTGGTTTGTGGCAAACAGTGGCAATTACCGATGAAGAAGGGTATCAAAAAAAGTATAGTTATGATATTCTGAACAGGCTTATAAAAGAAGAGATATCTCCTGTAAAAGACAACACCGTGATAGATGCAACTATCTACACTTATGATTATGAGGGAAATCAAACCAGCGTCACAGATGCAAAAGGTTATAAAACACAGTTTGTATATGACGGACTTGGAAGAATCATTGAGAAGACAGATGCATTAAACAACAAGTCACTGCTCACATATAGCAATACCGGTAAGGTGTTAACTACAGAAGAGCCGGGAAACAGAACTACACAAAGCATATATGATGCTGCAGGAAGAATTACAGAGGAAAGAGTGTCCCTAAAGGGCTCGTCAGATTACGATTATACGAAGTATTCTTATGATAACGCGAACAACATTACCAAGCTTTTGCAGGGAAAGGTATCAAATGGAAAAGACAGCAGATCTTCTCTAAGCGATTATGAATATAATTCAATGAATCGCATTACTAACGAGTATAAGCATATAGACACCAATAGAAGCGGGCATATCCGTTATACCTATGATAATAACGGTAATAAGCAGGAGGTCATGGAATTCATAGATACAGCCGGAACCAAATATATCAGAGAGTCATACAAATATGATTTTCATGATAAAGTTGTGGAAGAAGAGAAATCCATGGTCGGATATGCCGGATTAAAAGTTACCGCGGAGCAAGGACATTACAAAAGGGCATACATTCTTGATTATGAAGGGAATATTCTGAGCGAAACAACCTATAACGGAGATACTCAGGATACGGTTATATATACCTATGACTACCGAAATAGAGTGTTGACGAAGTCGGAACCGTATACTTCTGATGGTATGACAAAGACCAGCTCCTACCAGTATGATAAAAAGGGTAACCTTGTGAAACAAACAGTAACCCGCACAGTAAACGGCAGCGAACAGAACTGCTCAACAATATATACCTATGACGGTCTCGGAAATCTCACAGGTGAATCAGACCCATACGGTTATACCACAAGATATATCTATGACGCGAACAATAACTGCATAAAGAAAATTGATTCCCGCTACTACAATCAACCTACTGATACGGCTCCGGGAACAGAATATGAGTATGATGCCTTGAACCGGCTGGTACAGACCACTGTCTTTGACGGCACAGGCAGAACAGTTATTGCCTATAATGAATATGACGGCAGAGGAAATATAATTAAGAGTGTTAACGGAGAAGGATATAATGCATCAAACCCATCAGCATCCATTGGCAGTTTGTATGAATATGATGCATCAAACCGCGTTATAAAGTTTATTTCCGCACAGCGGGCTGTAAAGGAATATACCTATGACGGCTCCGGGAGGGCTCTCTCAGAAAAAGATGGGATGGGCGGAACCACAACCTATGAATATTATTTAAATGGTATTTTAAAAAGTAAGGTTTCTCAGGATGGTATTGGTGAGAAGTATGAGTATGATCTTACCGGTAATGCAGAGATTTTCAAAACAGACAGAGCAGGCTTTAAGACAGCCATATATAATAATGTATTCGGAAGTCCTTACAGAATAGATTATCCGGACGGAACGACCGAAATTTTCAACTATGATGAGAAGGGACAGAAGATTCAAAGTACCGATAAAGCAGGTAATTCAAAGTACTTTGAGTACGATCCATCCGGAAATCTTATTTCGGAAAAAGATTTTATACGTTCTGCGGACAATTTTAGGTACTATAAGCAGACTACTAACAGCTATGACAAATCAAACAGTTTACTATCAAGTGAAACATGGGAGCTAAAGGTACCTGCTGCAGGCGGTCAGAGTATCAGGACATCTGTAGGAGACCAGGTAAGCTATGTTTATGATAAGCTGGGAAGACTGATATGTACATCCGGTCCAAACGGGCGGGAAACTCTTAACACCTATGACCGGATAGGAAACTTGGTTTTAAGGGAACAAAAGGTTTCAGAAGGAGATTATAATGCTACGGAATTCACTTATGATATACAGTCAAGGGTTACCAATACTGCTGTAATGGTAGAAACCGCTGATCTGGATATGAACCTTATTGGTGATGCCAAGCCCGGAGAAGGGAAATACGCTTCAAGAATAAAGGCGCAAACCCAAAATGAATATGACAGCACCGGTAAAATTAAGAGCACTTTAGATGCAAACGGTAACCTGACGGAATATGGATATGATCTTGATGGAAGATTAGTTAAAAAAACAGACGCCCTGGGAAATACCACCTTATATACCTATGACCTTAACGGAAATCTGATAGAAGAAAAGAATGCAAGAGGGATTTCTACCTTTTATGAATATGACAGCTTAAATAGGCTTATTCGTAAAAAAGCTCCTGCAGCAGGTGAAGGCGTCGCAATTACACGCTATATTTACGACAATATGGGAAACCTTATCAAAGAAATTGCCCCGAATAATTATCAGGCCGAAAAAGATACAGATGAGCAGGCTGCGACCATGAAGGGAATTTCCTACACTTATGACAGTATGAACCGGAGACTGTCTTCTATCTCTCCGGAAGGTAAAGTACTTCAGGTACTCCGATACGACAAAAACGGTAACCCTGATAAGATGGTGGATGGCTTACGCTATAACGGCGATATTGACTCCTCCAAAGGAACAGTATATACCTATGATGCCCTGGGACATGTAACTGCACAGGAAGACCCGCTTGGGAACCAATCACTCTATCAGTATGATGTACGAGGTAACCTCATAAAACAGACAAATAAGAGGGGAAATACCACACAATATGAATATAATACGGATGAAACACTGTTGAAGGTAAGCTATGCCGATGGCGGAGTCATAGAGTATCTCTATGACCTGTTGGGTAGAAAGATTGAAGCAAAGGATCAACGGGGATTTGTAACTACCTATGCCTATAACGCCTTTGGAAGTCTCAGATATGTGAAGGATCCCTACGAAAACAAGGTAGAGTATAAATACGACCTGAACGGTAACATGGTCACGCAAAAGGATAAGAACGGCAGTATGACCACTTACCTCTATGATGCCAGTAATAGAGTAATCGAGAAAAGACTGCCATTGGATAAAGATGGCAGCGGCAGCGTAATTTATGCAAGAGAAAAATATTACTTTGATGAGGTGGGCAATCTCAAATCACTTATACGGACAGGAACAAAGGACAAGACCTCGACGCGGACCACAAACTATACTTATTATGATAATAATCTTCCCTATACTACAACGGATGACAGTGGAGCAAAATCCATAAACAGCTATGACCTGAACGGAAATCTCATAAAGCTTGAAAGACTGAGATCAAAAGATACGGAAGGTAATGCCATCTATCATATACAAGAATCTGTATATGATGATAGTAATCGCCTTATAAAGAGCATAAAACTGGCGGACAAGCAGGATATATACGAATTTGAGAGCCTGCCTGGTTCCGGGTCACTTACAGATAGCAGGTATGAGGGCAGAGTTAGACTAATAACTGAATATGAGTACGATTTATTAGGAAATAAGACGAAGGAAACCAGCCCATCAGGAAATATAACTACTTATACTTACGATTTTATGAATAGGGTGCAGACGGTATCCAGATTAGTAAACAGCAATCTTACAAAAATAAGTTACAAGTATGATGCGGAAGGGAACAAAACAGGCGAAATTAATGAGCGTGGGTTTGAAAAAGGTTACACTTATGATGTCGTAAACCGATTAAAAACAGTTACGGATGCCACCGGTTATACCTTCACCTATAACTATGACCTTGCCGGTAATAAAATCAGTGACACCAATGCAAAAAACAGTACAATAACTTACAGCTATGACAAGCTGAACAGACTCAAAACTACCACGGACCCCTTCGGCATTGTTATAAGCACCAGGGATTATGATGTAAATGGAAACTTGGTAAAGGAGTATGATGCAAAAGGTAATCCTGAGCTTTACAGCTATGATCTGGCTGGGAGACTTGTGAAGATAACCAGCCGTGAGGGAAATGAAACAAGGTATGAGTACAACCATTACGGAGAGAAAGTCAAGGTCACGGACGGTCTTGGCAATCCTACCTCATATGAGTATGACGGTGCGGGAAGACTTATCAGGGTCACAGATGCCAATGGAATAAAAACCGCTTATACTTATGATCTGGCAGGCAATAAGCTCTATATGACGGATGGCCGCGGCAAGACAACCACTTATACTTATGGAGCCTTAGGCAAATTAAGATCCGTGAAAGATGCAGATGGCGGAGTCACACTGTATCAGTATGACCTTGAAGGCAATGTAGTCCAAATGACTGACAGGAATGGATACCACACAGACTACATCTATGACAGCCGGAAGCTACTTCTTAAGAAAAATGTAGAGGAAACGGCTGACAGTATCTCTTATAGCTATGATGCAGCAGGTAACAGAACAGGTATGTCGGATGAAAGCGGGGATACTGTCTATACCTATGATGCAAATAACAGACTGACTGTGATAAAGAAGAAGGGGCAAACGCAGATAAGCTATACCTATGATCAGATTGGAAATATAGTAAAGGTTATTGATGCAGCAGGAAATGTCACCGCTTACACCTATGACAAAGCAAGCCGTATGGAAACCGTGACTTTTGAAGGAGGGAAGCTCACCTACCAATATGATGAGAACGGTAACCGAAGCTCCCTTACCTATGACGGCGGTGTGAAAGAAGTATACGAATACAATAAGGACAACAAGGTCATAACCCTAGTTAATAAGAAAGCGGGCGGAGATGAAATATCACGCTATCGCTATACCTATGATGGGGCAGGCAGGCAGACAACAAAGACCGATAACTATGGAATTACAAACTATACCTATGACAAGGCAGGTAGGATACTAAAGGTCGACGGTCCGGGTAAGATTGATATTTATGCTTATGATGGCGCCGGAAACCGTATAGCAGTAAACGAAACCTACAAGTCCCTGCAGCCTTCCGATTTTGTTGACGACATATCGGGAAAAGATGTACAATATATCTTAAAGAAGACGGATTACACCTATTCCAATGCAGGTAAGCTGCAAAAGCTGGTGGAGAGGATGTATGATGATTCGAATAAAGAAGTGCTGCGTAAGACGGTCAATTACTATTATGATGGCAACGGTAACGAACTGAGTAATACGGCAAGCTGGACGCATCCCCATAATATCAAGCTGAGACAGTCGACGAAAGGGTCTGTGTATGACGAGAACAGTGAGAACGGGACTGACCTGTTGATAGACCGAACAAACAACACCTTTGACGGCTTTGACAGACTTGTAAATACAGAACACATATCCACAGGGGCAAGATCCGAAACAGCATTCTTGTATAATGGTGATAATCTAAGAGTAAGTAAAACCGTAAAAAAATCAACCGGTGGATATAAGGAGGAAGTAACCAATTACCTGTATGACAGACAGAATGTCATACTTGAGACAGATGCAAACAACAAGGTAAGAACAAGATATGTAAAAGGCATCAACTACATAGCAAGTATCAGTGCAGGAGACATAACGTCCTACTTCCTGTTCAACGGACATGGGGATGTGGTACAGACCGTAGATAAAACAGGAGAAGTGCAGAATAACTATGACTATGATATCTGGGGAAATCCTACATTAGTGGTTGAGACAGCAGAATGCGCCATCAGGTATGCGGGAGAATTCTATGATTCCGAGACCGGTCTGTATTACCTGAGGGCAAGATATTATGACCCTTATATCGGAAGATTCCTGTCGGAAGACAGCTACTGGGGTGAAGATGATAATCCGCTGAGCCTGAACCGATACACCTATGCCCACAATGACCCTATACAGTATTTAGACCCGACCGGGCATGCGGTATTAAAGAAAGGTGCAAAGGGTGACGGAGTAGTAGCGGTACAGGAAATGCTGAAGGACCTTGGATATAATATAGGGACCAAGAGTCCGGATGGAGTCTTTGGTGCCAAAACAGAAGCAGCCATCATCAAATTCCAGAAGGATTATGGTCTGAAAGCAGACGGAATCATTGGAAATCAGTCACTAACGGCACTTAAGACCTTGTCAAGTATAGAGAAGAACCCGTATATGCCAGATTATGCAAAAGACTCCGCAAGGGATTCTATTGCAACTGCCAAGACAGGTGATATAAAGGATGGCACGATACTGATGCCTGAGAAGGCAGTTAACAAGGCCTTAGAGAATGTGTCGACTGTAAGAACGTCAACCAACGGAGGTTCGGTGCAGACTGAGGTAAAAGACAATAAGATAGTAATAACCTCAGCAACGCTAGGGAAAACGAATGCAAATGGAACCGAAGTTAAGGTAACACCGGGAAAAGACATACGTGCTGATTCGGATAAGGACGTTGCGAAGTTTTCGGGTAAAGTAACGGCAGAAGATAAAAAACTGGAAACGGTAAAAATCCAGACTAAAACAACAACAGATACAACAAAATCAACGTCAACACCTCCGAAGAAATCCGTTGATGATAAAGGAACGGGGAATACTGATGGATCAAATAACAAACCTAAAACGCAGCAGGAAAGTTCATTTGTATTTAATCCGAGTGGCGTGATAGCGGTAACAGGAGGAATGTTTGTTGAAGAACAAGTGGCAAAAGTAGCAGTATCTAATCCGTATGTAGCAGCTACTGCCATCCTGACAGGAGTTTTTACGTTCTTATGGCCGGCTCAAAAAGTTAATGTAGGCGAAGATGAATTGTTAGCTGAGGCGAAAAAGACTGATCAGAATGCTGAGGAAGTGGGTAAGAGCGGAGACAAAACGTATGGAGATGGTGATTATCCTAAAGACCCAAGTGAATTAGTTGAGCAAGGATGGAAGGATGTGACCGACCCTAGAGATAAATCAGGGAATAAAACATATGAGAATCCAGAGACAGGTGAAAAGGTAAGGTATGATGGAAAAGGGGATGGCGAAGGGCACTATCATAGGTATAATCCAGACTCAACAGGACCAAACGACAGATACCTTGATAAAAATGGGAATCCAGTACGTGATGGTTCAAAACCTTCACATTTATATCCGAATTAA
- a CDS encoding LacI family DNA-binding transcriptional regulator: MKKRITILDIANELEISRNTVSKVINGTGSVSEQTREKVIQKAAEIGYRQFFAPSSEQENTTTTPLCNKEIALLTHSLIGNSHFCSSLLNSFEKKISSKGYRLSIYTIGDTEIDSFLLPANFNYENTDGIICIELFSRTYSEFLCKQGIPTIFVDTAANISDLNLDSDILYMESHGSVYVMLKELIEKGYRSISFVGDRYNCNSFYERWKGYCDVLNDYHIAVNPSNCILDNDSSPYMDAEWLSKRITALPQLPQVFFCANDFLAISTLKALRKLNYSVPEDILLCGFDNSIESQITEPALSTVNIPSKSMGYIAADMIFSRIEFPDMPYRITYIKTNVIYRESTRYADST, encoded by the coding sequence ATGAAAAAAAGAATTACTATTCTTGATATTGCCAATGAATTAGAAATATCAAGAAATACTGTATCAAAGGTCATAAACGGAACCGGTTCTGTTTCTGAGCAAACAAGAGAAAAGGTCATACAAAAAGCTGCTGAAATTGGATACAGACAATTTTTTGCCCCATCATCGGAACAAGAGAATACTACGACAACTCCCCTGTGTAATAAGGAAATTGCTTTGCTAACACATTCTCTAATTGGCAATTCTCATTTTTGTTCAAGCCTTTTAAACTCATTTGAAAAAAAAATCAGCAGTAAAGGATACCGCCTGTCCATTTATACAATCGGAGATACAGAAATTGATTCCTTTCTCCTGCCGGCTAATTTTAATTATGAAAATACGGACGGAATTATCTGTATTGAACTTTTTTCCCGTACATACAGCGAATTTTTATGTAAGCAGGGTATTCCGACTATTTTTGTGGACACAGCCGCTAATATTTCTGATTTGAATCTGGATTCAGATATTCTTTACATGGAAAGTCACGGAAGTGTTTATGTCATGCTGAAAGAATTAATTGAAAAAGGATACCGCAGCATATCATTTGTGGGAGACCGTTATAATTGCAATTCTTTTTATGAACGTTGGAAAGGATATTGTGACGTGCTTAACGACTATCATATTGCTGTTAATCCATCCAATTGCATTTTGGACAATGATTCAAGCCCTTATATGGATGCAGAATGGTTGAGTAAACGAATCACTGCCCTGCCACAGCTTCCGCAGGTTTTCTTTTGTGCCAATGATTTCTTAGCAATATCAACATTAAAGGCCTTAAGAAAACTAAATTATTCCGTACCGGAAGATATTTTACTTTGTGGATTTGATAATTCGATTGAGTCGCAAATTACAGAACCTGCACTCTCTACAGTAAATATTCCCAGCAAATCTATGGGATATATCGCCGCTGATATGATTTTTTCAAGAATTGAATTTCCAGATATGCCATATAGGATTACTTATATCAAAACAAATGTTATATACCGTGAATCAACCAGGTATGCAGATTCAACTTAA